From Streptomyces durmitorensis, a single genomic window includes:
- a CDS encoding PDR/VanB family oxidoreductase, whose protein sequence is MVAHKLLPAIPLPDPTLTLRVRAKETVADGVVALTLDRPDGARLPDWTPGAHIDLVLPDGTARQYSLCGDRWDPYRYRVAVLRESAGRGGSAYVHDQLAVGDPVGVGGPHNHFPLAPADRYLFVAGGIGITPLLPMIHQAELMGSDWQLLYGGRTRASMAFREHLTGTYGDRVHLRPQDECGLLDLDTWLKRPEPGTKVYCCGPAPLLAAVEEACAAWPPCSLRSERFTAAAPSEPVRQTAFDVELRRSGRTVTVTPDVSVLHAVRGAGAEVLSSCEQGTCGTCLVPVLAGTPDHRDAVLADHERAAGDCLLPCVSRSRSDRLVLDL, encoded by the coding sequence GTGGTCGCACACAAACTGCTGCCTGCGATTCCCCTGCCCGACCCGACCCTGACGCTGCGGGTCCGCGCCAAGGAAACCGTCGCCGACGGCGTCGTGGCCCTCACTCTCGACCGCCCGGACGGTGCCCGGCTGCCGGACTGGACGCCCGGCGCCCACATCGACCTGGTCCTGCCGGACGGCACGGCCCGCCAGTACTCGCTGTGCGGCGATCGCTGGGACCCGTACCGCTATCGCGTCGCGGTGCTGCGAGAGTCCGCCGGGCGCGGCGGATCGGCTTACGTGCACGACCAGTTGGCGGTAGGCGACCCGGTCGGTGTCGGCGGCCCGCACAACCACTTCCCGCTGGCCCCGGCCGACCGGTACCTCTTCGTCGCGGGCGGCATCGGCATCACTCCGCTCCTGCCGATGATCCACCAGGCCGAACTCATGGGCTCCGACTGGCAGTTGCTGTACGGGGGTCGGACGCGGGCCTCGATGGCGTTCCGTGAACACCTCACCGGCACCTACGGCGACCGCGTGCACCTGCGCCCTCAGGACGAGTGCGGGCTGCTCGACCTGGACACGTGGCTGAAGCGGCCGGAGCCCGGCACCAAGGTGTACTGCTGCGGCCCTGCCCCGCTCCTGGCCGCTGTCGAGGAGGCGTGCGCCGCCTGGCCGCCGTGCAGCCTGCGCTCCGAACGCTTCACCGCCGCCGCCCCGTCCGAGCCCGTACGGCAGACCGCCTTCGACGTGGAACTGCGCCGCAGCGGCCGTACCGTCACCGTCACCCCGGACGTCTCCGTGCTGCACGCCGTGCGCGGGGCCGGAGCCGAGGTGCTGTCCTCCTGCGAGCAGGGGACCTGCGGCACCTGCCTGGTCCCGGTCCTCGCGGGAACCCCCGATCATCGGGACGCCGTCCTGGCAGACCATGAACGCGCCGCGGGCGACTGCCTGTTGCCCTGCGTCTCGCGCTCGCGCTCCGACCGCCTCGTCCTGGACCTCTGA
- a CDS encoding S-(hydroxymethyl)mycothiol dehydrogenase: MPQYVQGVVARAKGEPVRVETITVPDPGSGEAVVKVQSCGVCHTDLHYREGGINDDFPFLLGHEAAGIVEQVGPDVTDVAPGDFVILNWRAVCGRCRACRRGRPQYCFDTHNARQRMTLADGTELSPALGIGAFAEKTLVAAGQCTKVDAAASPSVAGLLGCGVMAGIGAAINTGGVGRGDSVAVIGCGGVGDAAVVGARLAGAARIIAVDIDDRKLRTARELGATHTVNSRTSEPVEAIRELTGGFGADVVIEAVGRPETYEQAFYARDLAGTVVLVGVPTPEMTLELPLLDVFGRGGSLKSSWYGDCLPSRDFPMLIDLHLQGRLDLDAFVSETIALDEVEDAFARMHKGDVLRSVVIL, from the coding sequence ATGCCCCAGTACGTACAGGGAGTCGTCGCCCGCGCCAAAGGCGAACCCGTACGCGTCGAGACCATCACGGTGCCGGACCCGGGATCGGGTGAGGCCGTGGTGAAGGTCCAGTCGTGCGGCGTGTGCCACACCGACCTGCACTACCGCGAGGGCGGTATCAACGACGACTTCCCCTTCCTCCTCGGCCACGAGGCGGCCGGGATCGTCGAACAGGTCGGCCCCGACGTGACCGATGTGGCCCCCGGTGACTTCGTGATCCTCAACTGGCGTGCGGTGTGCGGCCGTTGCCGTGCCTGTCGACGCGGACGCCCGCAGTACTGCTTCGACACCCACAACGCGCGGCAGAGGATGACTCTGGCAGACGGCACCGAGCTCAGCCCCGCCCTCGGTATCGGCGCCTTCGCCGAGAAGACCCTCGTGGCTGCCGGACAGTGCACGAAGGTCGACGCCGCCGCGTCCCCGTCCGTGGCCGGCCTGCTCGGCTGCGGTGTGATGGCGGGCATCGGTGCCGCCATCAACACCGGGGGAGTGGGGCGCGGCGACTCCGTGGCCGTCATCGGCTGCGGCGGGGTCGGCGACGCCGCCGTGGTGGGCGCACGCCTGGCAGGCGCGGCGCGGATCATCGCCGTCGACATCGACGACCGCAAACTGCGCACCGCCCGAGAGCTGGGCGCGACCCACACCGTCAACTCCCGTACGAGCGAGCCGGTGGAGGCGATCCGCGAACTGACCGGCGGTTTCGGTGCCGACGTCGTCATCGAGGCCGTCGGCCGCCCGGAGACGTATGAACAAGCCTTCTATGCCCGCGACCTGGCCGGCACCGTCGTCCTCGTCGGCGTGCCCACGCCTGAGATGACGCTCGAACTGCCGCTCCTGGACGTCTTCGGCCGCGGCGGATCCCTCAAGTCCTCCTGGTACGGGGACTGCCTGCCCTCCCGCGACTTCCCCATGCTCATCGACCTCCATCTCCAGGGCCGCCTGGACCTGGACGCCTTCGTCTCCGAGACCATCGCCCTGGACGAGGTCGAGGACGCCTTCGCCCGCATGCACAAGGGCGACGTTCTGCGCTCGGTGGTCATCCTCTGA
- a CDS encoding MerR family transcriptional regulator, giving the protein MTADDTFGRLDDDDYPAYTMGRAAEILGTTQGFLRAIGEARLITPLRSAGGHRRYSRYQLRIAARARQLVDQGTPIEAACRIVILEDQLEEAQRINAEHRHATESVHPLTAP; this is encoded by the coding sequence ATGACAGCAGACGACACGTTTGGCCGTCTCGATGACGACGACTACCCCGCCTATACGATGGGCCGGGCCGCCGAGATACTCGGCACCACACAAGGCTTCCTCCGCGCCATCGGCGAAGCCCGCCTGATCACCCCACTGCGCTCCGCGGGCGGCCACCGCCGCTACTCCCGCTACCAACTTCGCATCGCCGCCCGCGCCCGACAACTCGTCGACCAGGGCACCCCCATCGAGGCCGCCTGCCGCATCGTCATCCTCGAAGACCAACTCGAAGAAGCCCAACGCATCAACGCCGAACACCGCCACGCCACCGAATCAGTGCACCCGCTGACCGCGCCCTGA
- a CDS encoding cytochrome P450 produces MSAPASVPAATPTSDVDPFAAGHLAEPGPLHGQLRAAGPVVRLTRYDVHALARHQEVHTALVDWQTFQSGAGVGLANFRHEKPWRPPSLLLEADPPHHDAPRRVLSEILAPLALRRLRESWQAVAEELVESVLATQRTEFDAFEALATAFPLRVFPDAVGLGPDGRENLLPYGNMAFNAFGPRNDLVLADAHRTAGLSAWVNDQCAREALSEDGFGARIWAAADRGDLTPAQAPLVVRSLLTAGVDTTVHGLAAALYAFATHPEEWQRLRERPELARISFDEAVRWQSPVQTFFRTATTDVEIAGTRIPEGGKILMFLGAANRDPARWTDPDRFDLTRDPSGHVGFGMGLHQCVGQHVARLEAECLLTALARRVEHLELAGPPRRHLNNTLRSWASLPVRARRAN; encoded by the coding sequence ATGTCCGCACCAGCATCCGTCCCCGCCGCGACGCCGACCAGTGACGTCGACCCGTTCGCCGCCGGGCATCTCGCCGAACCCGGCCCCCTGCACGGGCAGTTGCGCGCCGCAGGACCCGTGGTCCGCCTGACCCGCTACGACGTGCACGCCCTGGCCCGCCACCAGGAGGTGCACACGGCGCTCGTCGACTGGCAAACCTTCCAGTCCGGGGCCGGGGTGGGCCTGGCCAACTTCCGCCACGAGAAGCCGTGGCGACCGCCGAGCCTCCTCCTGGAGGCCGACCCGCCCCACCACGACGCCCCGCGCCGCGTGCTGAGCGAGATCCTCGCACCGCTCGCCCTGCGCCGACTGCGCGAGTCATGGCAGGCGGTCGCCGAGGAACTCGTCGAGTCCGTACTGGCCACACAGAGAACGGAGTTCGACGCCTTCGAAGCGCTGGCGACGGCCTTCCCGCTGCGGGTCTTCCCCGACGCCGTCGGCCTGGGACCGGACGGCAGGGAGAACCTGCTGCCCTACGGCAACATGGCCTTCAACGCCTTCGGACCGCGCAACGACCTCGTCCTGGCCGACGCGCACCGGACGGCCGGGCTGTCTGCCTGGGTGAACGACCAGTGCGCCCGGGAGGCGTTGAGCGAGGACGGTTTCGGCGCCCGTATCTGGGCCGCCGCCGACCGCGGCGACCTCACTCCGGCGCAGGCGCCACTGGTGGTGCGCTCCCTGCTCACGGCGGGCGTCGACACCACTGTGCACGGCCTGGCCGCCGCCCTCTACGCCTTCGCCACGCATCCCGAGGAATGGCAACGGCTGCGCGAACGGCCCGAGTTGGCGCGGATCTCGTTCGACGAGGCGGTGCGGTGGCAGTCGCCGGTGCAGACCTTCTTCCGGACCGCCACCACCGACGTCGAGATCGCCGGGACCCGCATCCCCGAGGGCGGGAAGATCCTCATGTTCCTCGGCGCCGCCAACCGCGACCCCGCCCGCTGGACCGACCCCGACCGCTTCGACCTCACCCGCGACCCCTCGGGCCACGTCGGCTTCGGCATGGGCCTCCACCAGTGCGTCGGCCAACACGTCGCCCGCCTCGAAGCGGAGTGTCTGCTGACCGCCCTGGCCCGCCGCGTCGAGCACCTGGAACTCGCGGGACCGCCACGGCGGCACCTCAACAACACCCTGCGGTCCTGGGCTTCCCTGCCGGTACGCGCCCGCCGGGCGAACTGA
- a CDS encoding FhaA domain-containing protein, translating to MDECPAGAGGQAGLMRLLLALERAMERWMASLWGSVRPPRRQRGAVVSILCRECDERALILERGRTVAPNTFTVELPRQSHVQLASARVELGNYLAHEVHRHAAEQGYTFAGPVAVSLCLTTETTVGRFRVQSRISPATRT from the coding sequence ATGGATGAGTGTCCGGCTGGGGCGGGTGGGCAGGCGGGCCTGATGAGACTTCTTCTCGCTCTTGAGCGCGCGATGGAACGGTGGATGGCCTCCCTGTGGGGCAGCGTTCGGCCACCCCGGCGGCAACGGGGAGCGGTGGTGTCCATACTTTGCCGGGAATGCGACGAGCGGGCCCTCATCCTGGAGCGGGGCCGCACAGTGGCCCCCAACACCTTCACCGTGGAGTTGCCGCGCCAAAGCCACGTGCAACTCGCGTCGGCAAGGGTCGAACTGGGCAACTACCTGGCCCACGAAGTGCACCGGCACGCTGCCGAACAGGGATACACCTTCGCCGGGCCCGTCGCAGTGAGCCTCTGCCTGACAACGGAAACGACCGTCGGGCGGTTCCGTGTGCAAAGCAGGATCTCCCCCGCGACACGGACCTGA
- a CDS encoding ANTAR domain-containing protein, giving the protein MPDRPMAAHLCALTSYRGAGMPLLPLTACTRLLGLDGLALTLAPGGHDAELLQHSGLLSAALEDLQRVQGQGPTPEAAKQSAMVLIADVAAMASDRWPGLPGPLTDLGIAAVFALPLRIGVITLGVLTGHRTTPGPLADAQLADSLALANALAGLVINLAARPDTTGLLDIQNGDLYFAEVHQATGYLATQLEIPPAQALIRLRSHAFTHDLPLLATARAVLHHQLLLENDRP; this is encoded by the coding sequence GTGCCGGATCGTCCGATGGCCGCGCATCTGTGCGCCCTCACCTCCTATCGCGGGGCGGGCATGCCGCTGCTGCCGCTGACCGCCTGCACACGGCTCCTGGGCCTTGACGGGCTGGCCTTGACCCTGGCTCCCGGTGGCCATGACGCCGAACTCCTGCAACACAGCGGCCTGCTGAGCGCCGCGCTGGAAGACCTCCAACGGGTCCAGGGGCAGGGCCCCACCCCGGAGGCGGCCAAGCAATCCGCGATGGTGCTGATCGCTGACGTCGCGGCCATGGCGAGCGATCGTTGGCCCGGACTGCCCGGCCCGCTGACCGACCTGGGCATCGCCGCAGTCTTCGCTCTGCCTCTGCGGATCGGGGTCATCACGCTGGGCGTGCTCACCGGCCACCGCACTACCCCCGGCCCGCTGGCCGACGCTCAGCTCGCCGACTCCCTCGCTTTGGCCAACGCCCTGGCCGGCCTCGTCATCAACCTGGCCGCCCGGCCCGACACCACCGGCCTCCTCGACATCCAAAACGGCGACCTGTACTTCGCCGAGGTCCACCAGGCCACCGGATACCTGGCCACCCAACTCGAAATCCCACCGGCCCAGGCCCTCATCCGGCTCCGCTCCCACGCCTTCACCCACGACCTCCCCCTGCTCGCCACCGCCCGCGCCGTGCTGCACCACCAACTCCTCCTGGAAAACGACAGGCCCTGA
- a CDS encoding IclR family transcriptional regulator yields MKPPHHESVLSRAARILEAFSSDEPALTVSEIARRTGLHVATASRLVGELTAHGFLSRDEDRRVRIGVRLWELVVRASPALSLRDAAMPFMEGVHDVVGHHVQLAVLEGEEVLFLERLSAPNAVINYTRIAGRLPLHASSSGLVLLAHGPATLKERVLAGELTAYTPATPATPARLRALLAEVRRQGYAYCPGYVHDDALGIAAPVRGADGTVVAALSVIVPNDRSAQAIVPVVRTAARGVSRVVETSAARGTAAG; encoded by the coding sequence ATGAAGCCACCGCATCACGAGTCGGTCCTCTCCCGTGCCGCGCGCATCCTGGAGGCGTTCAGCTCGGACGAGCCCGCGCTGACCGTCTCCGAGATCGCCCGCCGCACCGGTCTGCACGTGGCCACGGCCTCCCGCCTGGTGGGGGAGCTGACCGCGCACGGGTTCCTGAGCCGGGACGAGGACCGGCGCGTACGCATCGGGGTCCGGCTGTGGGAACTCGTCGTACGGGCCTCGCCGGCCCTTTCCCTGCGCGACGCCGCGATGCCGTTCATGGAGGGCGTGCACGACGTCGTGGGCCACCACGTCCAACTCGCCGTCCTGGAAGGCGAGGAGGTGCTGTTCCTTGAGCGGCTCTCCGCCCCGAACGCGGTGATCAACTACACCCGTATCGCAGGCCGACTGCCGCTGCACGCCTCCTCCAGCGGCCTGGTGCTGCTGGCCCATGGCCCGGCCACGCTGAAGGAGCGCGTCCTTGCAGGGGAGTTGACCGCCTACACCCCGGCCACTCCGGCCACCCCCGCGCGGCTGCGGGCACTTCTGGCCGAGGTGCGCCGACAGGGGTACGCGTACTGCCCGGGATACGTGCACGACGACGCCCTCGGGATCGCCGCCCCGGTGCGCGGCGCCGACGGCACCGTTGTGGCGGCGCTGTCCGTCATCGTCCCCAACGACCGGAGTGCGCAAGCGATCGTGCCCGTCGTGCGGACGGCGGCCCGGGGCGTGTCCCGCGTAGTCGAGACCTCCGCCGCGCGCGGGACGGCCGCTGGATGA
- a CDS encoding substrate-binding domain-containing protein, which translates to MRRHGLEQRLHVHHAAYSDEGGFKAGLTLLTAERPPTAIMSGADVAALGIYRAAHELGPRIPEDVSLVGYNNTALAALAPVQLSSVDQAGQEMGAAAARMLIERVEGRRDRAMRSTMTPRLVLRASTAAPRGR; encoded by the coding sequence ATGCGGCGGCACGGCCTCGAACAGCGCCTGCACGTCCACCACGCCGCCTACTCCGACGAGGGCGGCTTCAAAGCCGGTCTCACCCTGCTGACGGCCGAGCGACCTCCGACCGCCATCATGTCCGGCGCCGACGTGGCAGCGCTCGGCATCTACCGCGCCGCGCACGAACTCGGGCCCCGCATCCCCGAGGACGTGTCCCTCGTCGGCTACAACAACACGGCCCTGGCGGCCCTCGCGCCGGTGCAGTTGTCCAGCGTCGACCAGGCCGGGCAGGAGATGGGAGCCGCCGCGGCGCGGATGCTGATCGAGCGGGTGGAGGGCCGCCGGGACCGTGCGATGCGCTCCACCATGACCCCGCGCCTGGTCCTGCGCGCCAGCACCGCCGCGCCGCGGGGGCGGTAG
- a CDS encoding LysR family transcriptional regulator: MNLARLDLNLVVALRALLEERNVTRAGQRVGLSQPAMSAALSRLRRHFDDDLLARVGGHYELTALGQVLLDRTSTAYDVLERLFSSQAEFDPAVESREFKLVASDYAVSVFGAELARVIHEEAPGIRLRFTQTPPTVVDDTATLLSTVDGLLMPHGVISDFPATDLYDDRWVFVVADDHPSVTDRLTRQDLADLPWVTYQRTYDAPAVRQLGMLGVEPHVEVSVDSFQLLPLLVAGTRRIAMVQARLARRLAPIAAVRVVEPPYEAVSLREALWWHPVHTHDAAHIWLRETAARVGAALPQPQDGPAENSAG, translated from the coding sequence GTGAATCTGGCCCGCCTGGACCTGAACCTCGTCGTCGCTCTGCGCGCACTCCTGGAGGAGCGCAACGTCACCCGCGCCGGGCAGCGCGTCGGACTGAGCCAGCCCGCCATGAGCGCCGCGCTGTCCCGGCTGCGCCGTCACTTCGACGACGACCTGCTCGCCCGCGTGGGCGGCCACTACGAACTCACCGCCCTCGGGCAGGTCCTCCTCGACCGCACCTCCACCGCCTACGACGTCCTCGAACGGCTCTTCTCCAGCCAGGCCGAGTTCGACCCGGCCGTGGAGAGCCGCGAGTTCAAGCTGGTGGCCTCCGACTACGCCGTCTCCGTCTTCGGCGCCGAACTCGCCCGCGTCATCCATGAGGAGGCCCCTGGCATCCGCCTGCGCTTCACCCAGACACCGCCCACCGTCGTCGACGACACCGCCACCCTGCTCAGCACCGTCGACGGACTGCTCATGCCGCACGGCGTCATCAGCGACTTCCCTGCCACCGACCTCTACGACGACCGGTGGGTCTTCGTGGTCGCCGACGACCACCCCTCCGTCACGGACCGGCTCACCCGCCAGGACCTCGCGGACCTGCCGTGGGTCACCTACCAGCGCACCTACGACGCACCGGCCGTGCGTCAGCTCGGGATGCTCGGCGTGGAGCCGCACGTGGAGGTGTCCGTCGACAGCTTCCAGCTGCTGCCGCTCCTGGTGGCCGGAACCCGCCGGATCGCCATGGTCCAGGCCAGGCTCGCCCGCAGGCTCGCGCCGATCGCCGCTGTGCGGGTCGTGGAACCTCCCTACGAGGCGGTCTCCTTGCGGGAGGCACTGTGGTGGCATCCGGTGCACACGCACGACGCCGCGCACATCTGGCTGCGGGAGACCGCCGCGCGGGTGGGGGCGGCACTGCCCCAGCCACAGGACGGGCCGGCCGAGAACAGCGCCGGGTGA
- a CDS encoding GAF and ANTAR domain-containing protein, with amino-acid sequence MSDLSREERLAAAFVELADTLVKDFDVIAFLHQLTEHCVDLLDVRAAGVVLALPHGPVVDVAASDENARRLELAGVEWDEGPCHDCYRSGTAVAEERLDNALAQVRWPRFAPRARQAGFTSVVAAPLQLRGQVIGALNLFRDQMHPLAPAGLRLGQALADTATIGILHQWAAHEHLSVIAQLQQALDSRVIIEQAKGALANRRRIDVEEAFHLMRRYARNRRAPLTAVALQVLDGSAERTLLDPGTSAST; translated from the coding sequence ATGTCGGATCTGTCGCGTGAGGAGCGATTGGCCGCGGCGTTCGTGGAGCTCGCCGACACACTGGTCAAGGACTTCGACGTCATCGCGTTCCTGCACCAGTTGACCGAGCACTGTGTGGACCTGCTGGACGTACGTGCGGCCGGGGTGGTGCTGGCCTTGCCGCACGGCCCGGTGGTGGACGTGGCGGCCTCCGATGAGAACGCCCGCCGCCTTGAGCTGGCCGGCGTGGAGTGGGACGAAGGCCCGTGTCATGACTGCTATCGCAGCGGGACTGCCGTGGCCGAGGAGCGTCTGGACAATGCCCTGGCGCAGGTGCGGTGGCCGCGGTTCGCGCCGCGGGCACGGCAGGCGGGGTTCACCTCGGTGGTGGCCGCCCCGCTGCAGTTGCGCGGTCAGGTCATCGGCGCCCTGAACCTGTTCAGAGACCAGATGCACCCGCTGGCGCCCGCCGGGCTGCGGCTTGGGCAGGCGCTGGCGGACACCGCCACGATCGGCATCCTCCACCAATGGGCGGCACACGAACACCTGAGCGTCATCGCCCAACTGCAGCAGGCGCTGGACAGCCGGGTCATCATCGAGCAGGCGAAGGGTGCGCTGGCCAACCGCCGCCGGATCGACGTCGAGGAAGCGTTCCACCTGATGCGTCGCTACGCCCGCAACCGGCGGGCCCCGCTCACCGCCGTGGCGCTGCAGGTACTGGATGGCAGCGCCGAGCGGACGTTACTGGATCCCGGCACCAGTGCCAGCACCTGA
- a CDS encoding fumarylacetoacetate hydrolase family protein codes for MSVKPAPASAPFAGPFALATLSAPDGPAFPALVTPDELVVDLRTVLDDDDRLTVRRLLEGWPAVLPRLRALAGDGSVERRPLAEFRVHAPVEPRQVFQSGANYRQHVIDLHVAHRAPGDERPEEERRAEAAEIMDRRAADDLPYVFIGLPSAITGPYDDVELPAWAEKPDWELELAAVIGRPAHRVSVEEALEYVAGYTIANDLTDRATVFRRDMPQIGTDWLRSKNAPGFTPLGPWIVPTEAIANPDDLRLVLKLNGETMQDESTKDMIFNVARMVSYASQSAQLLPGDLVLTGSPAGNGMHWGRLLRDGDVMDGSITGLGAQRTRCVAEVAS; via the coding sequence ATGTCCGTGAAACCTGCTCCCGCATCCGCGCCCTTCGCCGGCCCCTTCGCCCTCGCGACTCTCTCGGCCCCGGACGGGCCGGCGTTCCCCGCGCTGGTCACGCCCGATGAGCTCGTCGTGGACCTGCGTACCGTCCTGGACGACGACGACCGGCTGACCGTTCGCCGGCTCCTGGAGGGCTGGCCCGCGGTGCTGCCGCGGCTGCGTGCCCTGGCCGGCGACGGCTCCGTGGAGCGCAGGCCGCTGGCGGAGTTCCGGGTGCACGCCCCGGTCGAGCCGCGCCAGGTCTTCCAGTCCGGCGCCAACTACCGCCAGCACGTCATCGACCTGCATGTGGCACACCGCGCGCCGGGCGACGAGCGCCCGGAGGAGGAGCGGCGCGCGGAGGCCGCCGAGATCATGGACCGGCGGGCCGCCGACGACCTGCCGTACGTGTTCATCGGACTGCCGAGCGCCATCACGGGCCCGTACGACGACGTGGAGCTGCCCGCCTGGGCCGAAAAGCCGGACTGGGAGCTGGAGTTGGCGGCGGTGATCGGCCGTCCGGCACACCGAGTATCCGTGGAGGAGGCCCTGGAGTACGTCGCCGGGTACACGATCGCCAACGACCTCACCGACCGCGCGACCGTCTTCCGCCGGGACATGCCGCAGATCGGCACCGACTGGCTGCGCAGTAAGAACGCGCCCGGTTTCACGCCGCTCGGCCCGTGGATCGTGCCGACCGAGGCGATCGCGAACCCCGACGATCTGCGGCTGGTGCTGAAGCTGAACGGCGAGACCATGCAGGACGAGTCCACGAAGGACATGATCTTCAATGTGGCGCGGATGGTCTCCTACGCCTCGCAGTCCGCTCAACTGCTCCCCGGTGACCTGGTGTTGACCGGTTCGCCCGCCGGGAACGGCATGCACTGGGGCCGTCTGCTCCGCGACGGCGACGTGATGGACGGTTCCATCACCGGGCTCGGCGCGCAGCGCACCCGATGTGTGGCGGAGGTGGCGTCGTGA